The following are encoded in a window of Carya illinoinensis cultivar Pawnee chromosome 15, C.illinoinensisPawnee_v1, whole genome shotgun sequence genomic DNA:
- the LOC122296364 gene encoding nucleobase-ascorbate transporter 3-like, which produces MADTGHKHNQPPQPTQAPPPSQALPLGAARGPVYPPTEQLPHLQFCIHSNPSWLESSMLAFQHYIVMLGTTVLIASTLVPLMGGSHGDKSRVIQTILFMSGLNTLLQTMIGSRLPTVMGASYAFVIPVLAIINDLRDEDFTSEHERFVHTMRTIQGSLIVCSFLNIILGFSKAWGNLTRLFSPLVLVPVVCVVGLGLFMRGFPLLANCVEIGLPMLILLVVIQQYLVRYLKHALPRGHSIVERFGLLFCIGIVWAFAAILTAAGAYNNVRDQTKMSCRTDRSYLIQSAPWIKIPYPFQWGTPIFRASHVFGMIGAALVTSAESTGAFFAAARLSGATPPPAHVLSRSIGLQGIFLLLEGIFGAAVGTTASVENVGLLGLTHIGSRRVVQISTAFMIFFSIFGKFGAFFASIPLPIFAAAYCVLLGIVAAVGISFIQFTNYNSLRNQYVLGLSLFLGISIPQYFVLKTNQTNGHGPVRTDSGWFDNIVNTIFSSPPTVAIILGVLLDNTLEWKQTIQERGLPWLVPFQNRHGEARNAEFYGLPLRINEYMPTRFF; this is translated from the exons ATGGCGGACACGGGTCATAAGCATAACCAACCGCCACAGCCAACGCAGGCGCCTCCACCGTCTCAAGCTCTCCCTCTTGGAGCAGCAAGGGGTCCCGTTTATCCTCCCACCGAGCAACTCCCGCATCTCCAGTTCTGCATCCACTCCAACCCTTCATGGC TGGAATCATCGATGCTGGCTTTTCAGCACTACATCGTAATGCTTGGAACTACGGTTCTGATTGCTAGTACTCTAGTGCCTCTCATGGGCGGGAGCCAT GGTGATAAATCCCGTGTTATTCAAACAATACTTTTTATGTCGGGACTGAACACACTGCTTCAAACGATGATTGGGTCAAGGCTTCCTACAGTGATGGGTGCATCCTATGCTTTTGTCATACCAGTTTTAGCGATTATCAATGATTTACGTGATGAGGACTTCACATCTGAGCATGAG AGGTTTGTCCACACTATGAGAACGATTCAAGGATCCCTAATTGTATGTTCCTTTCTCAACATCATTCTTGGATTTAGTAAGGCATGGGGGAATTTGACAAG GTTATTCAGTCCCCTTGTTCTTGTACCAGTGGTTTGTGTAGTGGGCCTTGGTCTGTTCATGAGGGGCTTCCCACTG CTTGCCAACTGTGTGGAGATTGGCCTGCCCATGCTTATTCTGCTGGTTGTTATCCAGCAG TATTTGGTGCGGTATTTAAAGCATGCTCTTCCTAGGGGCCATTCCATAGTTGAGAGGTTTGGTTTGCTTTTTTGTATTGGTATTGTCTGGGCTTTTGCAGCTATCCTCACTGCGGCTGGTGCTTACAACAATGTAAGAGATCAGACTAAGATGAGTTGCCGCACAGATCGGTCGTACCTTATACAATCTGCTCCTTG GATTAAAATTCCTTACCCATTTCAGTGGGGTACTCCCATATTTAGAGCAAGCCATGTCTTTGGAATGATAGGGGCAGCACTTGTTACATCTGCAGAG TCAACTGGAGCATTTTTTGCAGCAGCACGTCTTTCAGGTGCAACTCCCCCTCCAGCACATGTTCTCAGCCGAAGTATTGGCCTGCAG GGTATTTTCTTGCTGCTTGAAGGCATCTTTGGTGCTGCAGTTGGTACTACGGCATCTGT TGAAAATGTCGGCCTCCTCGGACTGACTCACATAGGGAGCAGAAGGGTGGTGCAGATTTCAACTGCTTTCATGATCTTCTTCTCCATATTTG GGAAATTTGGTGCCTTCTTTGCATCTATTCCTTTACCAATATTTGCTGCAGCCTACTGTGTTTTATTAGGCATTGTTG CTGCTGTTGGGATCTCATTCATACAGTTCACGAACTATAATTCCTTGAGAAACCAATACGTTTTGGGCCTGTCCCTGTTCCTTGGAATATCTATACCTCAATATTTTGTCTTGAAGACCAATCAGACTAATGGTCATGGGCCAGTTAGAACAGATAGTGGATGG TTCGACAACATCGTTAACACAATATTCTCGTCGCCACCAACTGTGGCGATAATCCTCGGAGTGCTGCTTGATAACACGCTTGAGTGGAAGCAGACAATTCAGGAGAGAGGACTGCCGTGGTTGGTTCCCTTCCAAAATAGGCATGGAGAAGCGAGAAATGCTGAGTTTTATGGCCTGCCTTTAAGGATAAATGAGTATATGCCTACcagatttttctaa